From Pelosinus fermentans DSM 17108, the proteins below share one genomic window:
- a CDS encoding PTS sugar transporter subunit IIB, whose product MATVVLARIDDRLIHGQVMTAWLQYVGANHIVIIDDETASDDFLKSIIEMAVPREIKLHIYHCEEAAAEIKKMSDDEKLMILAKVPESFLTVIETGLPLEKIIIGGMGANTKRTKFYKNISASDTERESFKKITAHGTKLVIHIIPDQQAVGVEEYLK is encoded by the coding sequence ATGGCGACAGTTGTGCTAGCACGTATTGATGACAGATTAATTCATGGACAGGTAATGACAGCTTGGCTGCAATATGTAGGAGCAAATCACATCGTAATCATCGATGATGAAACAGCATCCGATGACTTTCTAAAATCCATTATTGAAATGGCTGTTCCAAGAGAAATTAAGCTGCATATTTACCATTGCGAGGAAGCAGCAGCAGAGATTAAAAAAATGAGTGATGATGAAAAACTCATGATCCTAGCAAAAGTTCCGGAAAGTTTCTTAACTGTAATCGAAACAGGACTTCCCCTTGAAAAGATCATTATCGGCGGCATGGGGGCAAATACAAAACGCACGAAATTCTATAAGAATATTTCAGCTTCCGATACAGAAAGAGAATCCTTTAAGAAGATCACGGCTCACGGTACAAAATTAGTAATTCATATTATTCCTGACCAGCAAGCTGTTGGCGTGGAAGAATATTTAAAATAA
- a CDS encoding sigma-54-dependent transcriptional regulator → MKSLHYEKNLKRKDRIYQLLNKNLEKQEIQETAQIFNYGLHAGKISTELHIDRSNVSRELNQLVKETSVIKISGKPVLYFSRKVIECLFHVKISQYVFYSKTLFLQILDPHVDIVTLSETKQNRYSMPSLPKKDKIATESFKKIFDTLIGTDSSLKNQIKQAIAAIIYPPNGLHTFLMGPTGVGKTTFAELMYRYAVAIEKLRSDAPYIIFNCADYAGNSQLLLSYLFGHVKGAFTGADKEKPGLIDAADGGILFLDEVHRLSPEGQEMLFSLMDRGIFRRLGESDNLHKANVRLILATTENPEKAVLTTFLRRIPCVIKIPSLSERPMKERMQLICAFFIEESKKIKLPVTVSTEVLKLFLLYDCKGNIGQLRNDIQITCANAFVDYLTENKDTIYIKLSQMANRFTEGLFIMDQKREELVQSFDLNSIVDLTFSAETIEDEDPLKKIIFHDDYKTEEDFYESILHNSRKYFDEGKSIAEIKNNINLQVVEYFNKFPPQKINKTNNEHDSMLYKIIQEEVINVVREILAEVAADLNICIDSRIIYSLALHIETLMERLKTGVHVYNSSLLMNQTHLTDEYEMSLRIKNKLEKKLHIKIPNEEADFIAMFLYALKNSEHQNYISVIVMTHGNSTASSMASVANELLQTDHIKAIDMPLKKTVNDTLQNAIELVRDISPQKGVLLLVDMGSLATFSESITKETGILTDTIKMVSTPMVIEAARKSMMPNMTLELLVEEVEKTSIFIGQSMSISANKRNSGIGANKNIATSATELDYFDHDHDKMMTLLGRVLTFLNPVKAYDLLNQVYTALLKQLEIAPDRGLKIKFMFHNMGMIERLISKEIFEYTKLKDLKKRKKSIFITIKTEYKIIENAFGIHIPDSEFAYIIEMLSPYYE, encoded by the coding sequence GTGAAAAGTTTGCACTATGAGAAGAATTTAAAGCGAAAAGACCGAATTTATCAATTATTGAATAAAAATCTTGAAAAGCAAGAAATCCAAGAGACGGCACAGATCTTTAATTATGGTCTGCATGCCGGCAAAATTTCTACTGAGCTGCATATTGACCGCTCCAATGTCAGCAGAGAATTAAATCAACTGGTAAAAGAAACTTCTGTGATTAAAATCTCTGGCAAGCCAGTATTATATTTTTCAAGGAAAGTCATCGAGTGTCTTTTTCACGTAAAAATTTCACAATATGTATTTTATAGCAAAACCCTTTTTTTACAAATTCTAGATCCCCATGTTGATATAGTTACTTTGTCTGAGACAAAACAAAACAGATATTCCATGCCATCACTTCCAAAAAAAGATAAAATCGCAACAGAATCTTTTAAAAAGATTTTTGACACCCTTATCGGTACAGATTCCAGCTTAAAGAATCAAATCAAACAGGCTATCGCTGCCATCATCTACCCGCCTAACGGCCTGCATACTTTTTTGATGGGACCTACCGGTGTAGGTAAAACAACTTTTGCTGAGCTCATGTACCGTTATGCCGTCGCAATAGAAAAACTAAGATCAGATGCGCCTTATATCATCTTCAACTGCGCTGATTATGCAGGAAATTCTCAATTGCTTTTGTCTTATCTGTTCGGCCATGTCAAAGGTGCCTTTACCGGTGCTGACAAAGAAAAGCCAGGTTTAATCGACGCTGCTGATGGAGGCATTTTATTCTTAGATGAAGTTCACCGTCTTTCACCAGAAGGACAGGAGATGTTGTTTTCCTTGATGGATCGGGGAATTTTTCGCAGACTAGGTGAATCTGACAATCTTCATAAAGCCAATGTTCGCTTAATTTTAGCCACAACAGAAAATCCAGAAAAAGCGGTGTTAACAACCTTCTTGCGCAGAATTCCCTGTGTAATCAAAATCCCTAGTCTTTCCGAACGACCAATGAAGGAACGGATGCAACTCATTTGTGCCTTCTTCATCGAAGAATCAAAAAAAATAAAACTTCCAGTCACAGTATCAACAGAAGTTCTAAAGTTATTTTTATTATATGACTGTAAGGGAAACATCGGACAGTTGAGAAATGATATTCAAATTACCTGTGCTAATGCTTTTGTCGATTATCTCACCGAAAACAAAGATACAATCTATATCAAGCTCTCTCAGATGGCAAACCGATTCACAGAAGGTCTTTTTATAATGGATCAAAAACGTGAAGAGCTAGTTCAAAGTTTTGATTTGAATTCTATCGTTGACCTTACATTCAGTGCAGAAACGATAGAAGATGAAGACCCTTTAAAAAAAATCATATTTCACGATGATTATAAAACAGAAGAAGATTTTTATGAAAGCATCTTACACAATTCCAGAAAATATTTCGATGAAGGAAAATCTATTGCAGAAATTAAGAATAACATTAATTTACAGGTAGTAGAATATTTCAATAAATTTCCTCCACAAAAAATAAACAAAACGAATAACGAACATGATTCCATGTTATATAAAATTATCCAGGAAGAAGTAATAAATGTCGTCAGAGAAATTCTAGCTGAAGTTGCAGCAGATCTTAATATTTGTATTGATTCCAGGATTATTTACAGTTTGGCACTACATATAGAGACATTAATGGAACGGCTCAAAACTGGAGTTCATGTATATAATTCAAGTTTGCTAATGAATCAGACTCACCTAACGGATGAATATGAAATGTCATTAAGAATTAAAAACAAACTTGAAAAGAAACTTCATATAAAGATTCCAAATGAGGAAGCGGATTTCATTGCTATGTTCCTTTATGCCCTGAAGAATAGTGAACATCAGAATTATATCAGCGTCATTGTAATGACTCATGGAAATTCAACGGCAAGCAGCATGGCAAGCGTCGCAAATGAACTGCTCCAAACGGATCATATTAAAGCAATCGATATGCCCTTAAAAAAAACAGTAAATGATACCTTACAAAATGCTATTGAATTGGTACGGGACATCAGCCCTCAAAAAGGTGTATTACTCTTAGTAGATATGGGCTCTTTAGCGACCTTTTCCGAGTCAATTACGAAAGAAACAGGAATTTTAACAGATACGATAAAAATGGTAAGTACACCTATGGTGATTGAAGCGGCAAGAAAATCTATGATGCCAAACATGACATTGGAACTTCTAGTTGAAGAAGTAGAGAAAACCAGCATTTTCATTGGACAAAGTATGAGTATTTCGGCTAACAAAAGAAACAGCGGGATCGGCGCCAATAAAAATATTGCAACATCAGCCACTGAATTGGATTATTTTGACCATGACCATGATAAAATGATGACGCTGTTAGGTCGAGTACTTACTTTTTTAAATCCAGTGAAAGCTTATGATTTGCTCAATCAGGTATATACTGCTCTTTTGAAACAGTTAGAGATTGCACCTGACAGAGGACTAAAAATCAAATTTATGTTTCACAATATGGGTATGATTGAACGGCTTATATCAAAAGAAATATTTGAATATACAAAATTAAAAGATTTGAAAAAAAGGAAAAAATCGATTTTTATTACGATAAAAACCGAATATAAAATTATCGAAAATGCATTCGGCATCCATATTCCCGATAGCGAATTTGCCTATATTATAGAAATGCTGAGTCCCTATTATGAATAA
- a CDS encoding alkaline phosphatase codes for MYNPKMSVLCLSRCFRLLVALLVATSLMSGVTVSYAAYSAPKVPNINIMPIDRAKFLVGQKFDFAIEAKTDAPARAIEVLVNGKEAETFFGKQAVVKFDNMSTYRINEVAFPQTGKVTVTVTVKTEKGTEKRTVNYEVPADKIKKPAKNVILFVGDGMSLQARQMARILSKGITEGKYNDLLEMEKMSNLALITTSGNDSLVTDSANSASAYATGHKSTVNAMGVYADSTKDPFDDPKVENIIELVKRTRGMSTGIVSTANITDATPAAMLAHTRKRSEQNFIAQEMLNPLHRPDVILGGGSRHFLPKSVPGSKRSDERNIIEEFKEQGYPIATNKTQLKQAGTPDKLLGLFQLDNMDVYIDREVTKNPAVLGKFTDQPTLMDMTKTAINVLSKNQKGFFLMVEGASIDKQLHAMDWQRATYDTIEMDKAVGIAKEFAKKNGDTLIIVVADHAHGASITGTYHEKDGKTGREAVRIYANAGWPTFADADGDGFPDDPNPDVTLAVQFANHPDYYENEKFQDVPTSPAIMADGKAIANPKRAPQGGDLKVGNIPASDPSEVHSADDVPLTAEGPGADYFKGIMDNTEVFHGIVRALGLDGRKEKK; via the coding sequence GTGTATAATCCTAAAATGTCTGTTTTATGCCTGTCACGGTGTTTTCGATTGTTAGTGGCACTGCTGGTAGCAACATCTCTTATGTCTGGCGTAACAGTATCCTATGCTGCTTACAGTGCGCCAAAAGTACCAAACATCAACATTATGCCCATTGACCGGGCAAAATTTCTTGTCGGTCAAAAATTTGATTTTGCCATTGAAGCAAAAACAGATGCTCCTGCCAGGGCTATTGAAGTTCTGGTAAATGGTAAAGAAGCTGAAACGTTCTTTGGCAAGCAAGCAGTTGTTAAGTTTGACAACATGAGTACGTACCGCATTAACGAAGTTGCTTTTCCGCAAACGGGAAAAGTAACTGTGACAGTGACCGTGAAAACCGAAAAAGGTACCGAAAAACGTACCGTAAACTACGAGGTTCCTGCTGATAAGATTAAAAAACCTGCGAAAAATGTCATCCTTTTTGTAGGAGATGGAATGAGTCTGCAGGCAAGGCAAATGGCCCGTATTCTTTCTAAAGGTATTACCGAAGGCAAATATAATGACCTTCTTGAAATGGAAAAAATGTCAAATTTGGCTTTAATCACAACATCAGGTAATGATTCATTGGTAACGGATTCCGCCAACAGTGCTTCAGCCTATGCTACTGGTCATAAAAGTACTGTAAATGCTATGGGAGTATATGCGGACAGCACCAAAGATCCTTTTGATGATCCCAAAGTAGAAAATATTATTGAATTGGTAAAACGCACTCGCGGTATGTCGACTGGTATTGTCTCGACTGCCAATATAACGGATGCAACTCCGGCAGCTATGTTAGCTCATACCCGCAAACGAAGTGAACAGAATTTCATTGCGCAGGAAATGCTGAATCCATTGCATCGGCCGGATGTTATTTTAGGAGGCGGTTCTCGTCACTTTTTACCGAAAAGTGTACCAGGTTCCAAACGGAGCGATGAACGCAATATAATAGAAGAATTTAAAGAGCAGGGATATCCTATCGCAACGAATAAGACGCAATTAAAACAGGCTGGCACACCGGATAAACTACTTGGCCTTTTCCAGCTGGATAACATGGATGTATATATTGACCGTGAGGTAACCAAAAATCCCGCCGTTCTCGGCAAATTCACGGATCAGCCGACTCTTATGGACATGACGAAGACTGCCATTAACGTATTAAGTAAGAATCAGAAGGGCTTTTTCCTCATGGTAGAAGGCGCTTCGATTGACAAACAACTTCATGCCATGGACTGGCAGCGAGCTACCTATGATACGATCGAAATGGATAAAGCGGTAGGCATTGCTAAAGAGTTTGCCAAAAAGAATGGCGATACGCTGATTATTGTCGTAGCGGATCATGCTCATGGCGCCAGCATTACCGGCACTTACCATGAAAAAGACGGTAAAACTGGCCGCGAAGCAGTTCGCATTTATGCTAATGCTGGCTGGCCTACTTTTGCTGATGCCGACGGAGATGGTTTTCCTGACGATCCCAATCCGGATGTAACATTGGCAGTTCAGTTCGCCAATCATCCCGATTATTATGAGAACGAAAAGTTCCAGGACGTTCCTACTTCACCGGCTATTATGGCTGATGGTAAAGCGATTGCCAATCCGAAACGGGCTCCCCAAGGCGGGGATTTGAAAGTGGGTAATATTCCTGCTTCTGATCCGTCAGAAGTCCATTCCGCTGATGATGTACCCTTAACAGCTGAAGGTCCTGGGGCAGATTACTTTAAGGGTATTATGGATAATACGGAAGTGTTTCACGGTATTGTACGTGCCCTGGGACTTGACGGTCGCAAAGAAAAGAAATAA
- a CDS encoding ABC transporter permease, translating to MRLLIAWRNLLAKPVQSGLTVLIVAATIAMLAVVTLLSAGTHAGLVRATEPFDLIVGAKGSPNQLVLNTVFLKDVPIGNVSHEIYEKLSENPLVASAIPLAFGDNYKGYTIVGSGSGIFSHEPKVGQGEWLQLAAGRPFSVPFEAVVGAKAAQELGLKLGDEFKSAHGFIPGGHTHDQAYQVVGILQPVNGPYDQAVLVPIESIWLAHEKHESKDEGEAVEDSHEHEHEHEHEVTAILVKPKGYSEAMRLYQQFQQEKGAQMIFPAQVIVQLFSILGQGEQMLRSIAYVIIVMGLMIMALSVYWSALGRARDRSILRALGASARDIFTVILAESALLTILGVVIGILTGHGIYLGLVKVMESKTAIVLTSGVTLEEIYIIIGGTLFGILAGLIPAVLTYKMDVAKYL from the coding sequence GTGCGACTTCTAATCGCCTGGCGTAATTTGCTGGCAAAGCCGGTTCAAAGTGGCTTGACCGTACTTATCGTAGCTGCTACCATCGCCATGCTGGCAGTGGTGACCTTGCTATCCGCTGGTACTCATGCTGGCTTGGTTAGAGCTACAGAACCTTTTGACCTCATTGTCGGGGCCAAAGGCAGCCCAAATCAGCTTGTCTTAAATACGGTTTTTTTAAAGGATGTGCCTATTGGCAATGTGAGTCATGAGATTTATGAAAAATTGTCAGAGAATCCACTAGTGGCTTCGGCTATTCCACTGGCCTTTGGTGATAACTATAAAGGATATACCATAGTAGGCAGCGGGAGTGGTATCTTTTCCCATGAACCCAAGGTTGGTCAGGGAGAATGGCTGCAATTAGCGGCAGGACGTCCCTTTTCTGTGCCATTTGAGGCTGTTGTCGGAGCAAAAGCTGCTCAGGAGCTGGGGCTAAAGCTAGGAGATGAGTTTAAATCAGCTCATGGTTTTATACCTGGGGGCCATACACATGACCAAGCGTATCAGGTTGTGGGTATACTTCAGCCAGTGAATGGTCCCTATGATCAGGCTGTTTTAGTTCCGATTGAAAGTATCTGGCTGGCACATGAGAAGCATGAATCTAAGGATGAGGGAGAGGCTGTTGAAGATAGTCATGAACATGAACACGAGCATGAACATGAAGTTACTGCCATTCTGGTAAAACCCAAGGGCTACAGTGAAGCGATGCGCCTGTACCAGCAGTTTCAGCAGGAAAAGGGAGCCCAGATGATTTTTCCTGCTCAGGTTATTGTTCAGCTATTTAGTATCTTAGGGCAGGGGGAGCAGATGCTAAGGAGTATCGCCTATGTAATTATTGTGATGGGATTAATGATTATGGCGCTTTCTGTGTATTGGTCGGCTCTTGGACGTGCCCGGGACCGGTCTATCCTACGGGCATTAGGAGCCAGTGCCAGGGATATTTTTACTGTCATTCTGGCTGAAAGTGCTCTTTTGACGATTCTTGGCGTCGTGATTGGCATACTAACAGGACATGGAATCTATTTAGGATTGGTGAAGGTTATGGAAAGTAAAACAGCAATTGTTTTGACATCAGGAGTTACTCTGGAAGAAATATACATCATCATTGGCGGTACTTTATTTGGTATCCTGGCTGGACTGATTCCTGCAGTACTTACCTATAAGATGGATGTTGCAAAATATTTGTGA
- a CDS encoding SDR family NAD(P)-dependent oxidoreductase: MLLRGKSIVVTGAGSGLGRSAAIAFSKEGAKITVLDLDEAAAKCTADKIIAEGGEAMYQKVNVADKGSVFGAGEAAADTFGGIDVWMNCAGVSKILPFLDCTEEIWDLTLNVNLKGMFFCCQSAVTHMLKNNGGVIINMSSQSGKKAGAQYQAYCASKFGVIGLTQSIALEYAQQGIRANSICPGVVQTPMWDKQIADYARKRNLKPEDVMPYFCKTIPMGRVCSYKNFTDMAIFLASDKSEYMTGQALNLTGGSLMH, encoded by the coding sequence ATGTTATTGAGAGGAAAATCTATTGTTGTTACGGGTGCAGGCAGCGGCCTTGGCAGATCAGCAGCAATAGCTTTTTCAAAGGAAGGCGCCAAAATTACAGTGCTAGATCTTGATGAAGCAGCAGCCAAATGCACAGCAGATAAAATCATCGCAGAAGGCGGCGAAGCAATGTATCAAAAAGTAAATGTAGCAGATAAAGGTTCGGTTTTTGGAGCTGGCGAAGCAGCAGCTGATACATTTGGCGGCATTGATGTTTGGATGAACTGCGCAGGAGTATCGAAAATATTACCATTTCTCGATTGTACAGAAGAAATCTGGGATCTGACGCTTAATGTCAATCTCAAAGGCATGTTCTTCTGCTGCCAGAGTGCAGTAACGCATATGCTCAAAAATAACGGTGGCGTCATCATTAACATGTCATCCCAATCGGGTAAAAAAGCAGGCGCACAGTATCAGGCATATTGCGCCAGTAAATTCGGTGTGATCGGACTTACACAGTCCATTGCATTAGAATACGCTCAACAAGGAATACGTGCAAATTCTATCTGCCCAGGCGTTGTACAAACGCCAATGTGGGATAAGCAGATTGCCGATTATGCGCGTAAACGTAATTTGAAACCAGAAGACGTTATGCCATATTTCTGCAAGACCATTCCAATGGGACGCGTTTGCAGTTATAAAAACTTTACCGATATGGCAATTTTCCTTGCTAGTGATAAATCGGAATACATGACAGGCCAAGCGCTAAATCTAACAGGTGGCAGCTTAATGCATTAA
- the nadC gene encoding carboxylating nicotinate-nucleotide diphosphorylase, which translates to MNKLALDDLLRRSLLEDIGFGDITSEAIFPEDHISQGFLLAKQNLILAGMQVFAQVFALLDSQIQINPCHADGTAIPAGEKIASLAGNTRSLLAGERVALNLLQRMSGIATHTRRYVEAVKDFPAVIVDTRKTTPGLRMLEKYAVTVGGGKNHRYGLDSMVLIKDNHIQAAGGIAIAVQRVRSQGAFFRKIEVEVEDLQQVEEALSVGADIIMLDNMHIRMIEQAVKMVDGKALVEVSGNVVLERIAELAAAGVDIISSGELTHSVKTADISMRLS; encoded by the coding sequence ATGAACAAGTTAGCATTAGATGATCTGCTGCGCAGGTCTTTATTGGAAGATATTGGCTTTGGTGATATTACCAGTGAAGCGATTTTCCCTGAGGACCATATATCCCAAGGGTTTCTTCTGGCGAAGCAAAATCTCATTTTAGCAGGAATGCAGGTATTTGCTCAAGTTTTTGCCTTACTGGATTCTCAGATCCAGATTAATCCCTGTCATGCCGACGGTACTGCAATTCCAGCAGGAGAGAAAATAGCAAGTCTGGCAGGAAATACTCGTTCCTTATTAGCGGGAGAACGAGTTGCTCTTAATTTGCTGCAGCGAATGTCGGGAATCGCAACTCATACTAGGCGTTATGTCGAAGCTGTAAAGGATTTTCCTGCAGTTATCGTGGATACACGTAAAACTACGCCTGGCTTACGTATGTTGGAGAAATATGCTGTAACGGTTGGCGGTGGGAAAAATCACCGCTATGGATTGGACTCTATGGTACTAATAAAAGATAATCATATTCAGGCTGCAGGAGGTATTGCTATTGCAGTACAACGTGTGCGCAGTCAAGGTGCATTTTTTAGAAAAATAGAAGTAGAAGTTGAAGATTTGCAGCAGGTAGAAGAAGCTTTGTCAGTGGGTGCAGACATTATTATGCTGGATAATATGCACATTCGGATGATCGAGCAGGCTGTAAAGATGGTCGATGGGAAAGCTTTGGTTGAAGTTTCAGGAAATGTGGTTTTAGAAAGAATAGCAGAGCTGGCTGCTGCTGGAGTGGATATTATTTCAAGCGGTGAGCTGACTCATTCGGTAAAGACAGCTGACATTAGCATGAGATTATCGTAA
- a CDS encoding PTS sugar transporter subunit IIA yields the protein MVGILIATHGELAAGLLNAAELIIGKQEKCKVLGLYHGDDITAFGKLICKEVGELDDGDGVLVFTDLFSASPANQVALNYPLLREYKFKAITGVNLPMLLEAIGKRMAQEDLDSMVDALIESGKYGIKDLIGELNKKKA from the coding sequence ATGGTCGGTATATTGATTGCAACACATGGAGAATTGGCAGCAGGGCTTTTAAATGCAGCTGAACTGATTATAGGAAAGCAGGAAAAATGCAAAGTATTAGGATTATATCATGGAGATGATATCACAGCATTTGGAAAATTAATTTGTAAGGAGGTTGGTGAATTGGATGATGGTGATGGGGTTTTGGTATTTACGGATTTGTTTTCGGCAAGCCCGGCGAATCAGGTAGCATTAAATTATCCTCTGTTAAGAGAATACAAATTCAAAGCAATTACTGGTGTCAACCTTCCGATGCTGCTAGAAGCAATTGGAAAAAGAATGGCACAAGAAGATCTGGATAGCATGGTAGATGCTCTTATAGAATCCGGAAAATATGGAATTAAAGATTTAATTGGCGAGTTGAACAAAAAGAAAGCCTAA
- a CDS encoding ABC transporter ATP-binding protein, producing MDGDEKMLELNQVRKEYRDVLQTITAVAVDHLMIQTGEQIALVGPSGSGKTTLLHLISGLLTPTAGEIKFNDIVLSSMPETWRDTWRAKAVGYVFQKLNLLSSLTVLDNLLVAMSFANVIPKKDQRQWAIQLLDQVGVSDKLGKFPHQLSMGEQQRVAAARAVINKPSLILADEPTASLDQDNGLLVLDMLRQFAKESGSTLVVSTHDRQIINQFERICSLRKQPEEVIGSATSNRLA from the coding sequence ATGGATGGAGATGAGAAGATGTTAGAACTCAATCAGGTTAGAAAAGAATACCGTGATGTTTTGCAGACAATAACGGCTGTTGCTGTTGATCATCTTATGATACAGACTGGCGAGCAGATAGCATTGGTTGGTCCAAGCGGTTCGGGAAAAACTACGCTGTTACATCTCATCTCAGGACTCTTAACACCGACTGCTGGTGAGATAAAATTCAATGATATTGTTCTTTCATCTATGCCGGAGACTTGGCGGGATACATGGCGGGCCAAGGCAGTCGGTTACGTTTTTCAGAAATTAAATCTTCTTTCCAGCCTAACTGTTTTGGATAATTTATTAGTTGCTATGAGTTTTGCAAATGTGATTCCAAAGAAAGATCAGCGACAATGGGCGATTCAATTGCTAGACCAGGTGGGGGTATCCGACAAACTTGGTAAGTTTCCTCACCAGCTCAGCATGGGAGAGCAACAGCGAGTGGCTGCTGCCAGAGCCGTCATTAATAAGCCCAGCCTGATTTTGGCTGACGAACCAACTGCCAGTTTAGATCAGGATAATGGGTTGCTGGTACTTGATATGCTGCGGCAGTTTGCCAAAGAATCAGGCAGCACCTTAGTGGTATCTACTCATGACAGACAAATCATAAATCAATTTGAACGAATTTGTTCCCTAAGGAAACAGCCAGAGGAGGTGATTGGAAGTGCGACTTCTAATCGCCTGGCGTAA
- the nadB gene encoding L-aspartate oxidase translates to MAERSYIVSPEINIAELDDINYDVIIIGAGIAGMTVALSLDPKLKVALVSKEHLEESSTYKAQGGMAISLGADDSLEEHIADTLRVGRGLCHEPAVETTIREAPNSLDFLQSLGADFNRGEDGLYLGKEAGHSHHRIVHYYDSTGRHIAETMAKQIQMQENIEMLDHCFVVDLLTQNDQCYGCIVLHSEKLVTLRAYAVVMATGGYSGLFARSTNSITANGDGIAAAYRAGAAIADMEFVQFHPTSFATLSGDIFLLTEALRGEGAILRNAAGERFMFSYHGDGELAPRDEVSRAIVTELQSVKQEVVFLDARHLGKEFLIDRFRQVYGELLGNGYYMEKDLIPIAPAAHYTIGGIATNLWGQTTLPCLFACGEVAATGLHGANRLASNSLLEGVVFGRRVAQAINQGFPAIHSLIRRKAMIDGTILRHWCDTKKLGITLDKVAGVVRKGESMCSALKVLQQEENRDSSYVTSIQEYHGYNACQLAELVLKAALLRCESRGTHYREDYPEKKDADFSKHVVQQWGKGSVLHEQVSIR, encoded by the coding sequence ATGGCAGAACGAAGCTATATTGTATCACCTGAGATAAATATTGCTGAGTTGGATGACATAAATTATGATGTTATCATTATTGGTGCAGGAATTGCAGGCATGACAGTTGCCCTGTCTTTAGATCCGAAGCTTAAGGTAGCCCTTGTTAGTAAGGAACATCTTGAGGAAAGCAGCACTTATAAAGCCCAAGGAGGGATGGCGATTTCTTTAGGGGCTGATGACAGCTTAGAAGAGCACATTGCTGATACACTGCGGGTAGGCAGAGGTTTGTGCCATGAACCAGCAGTGGAGACCACAATAAGAGAAGCGCCGAATTCACTGGATTTCTTGCAGTCTTTAGGTGCTGATTTTAACCGGGGGGAAGACGGGCTGTATTTGGGTAAAGAAGCAGGGCATTCTCACCACCGAATTGTACATTACTATGATTCAACAGGGCGGCATATTGCAGAGACGATGGCAAAACAAATTCAAATGCAGGAAAATATAGAGATGCTTGATCATTGTTTTGTAGTCGATCTTTTAACGCAGAATGATCAGTGTTATGGTTGTATTGTTCTACATTCTGAAAAATTAGTTACACTTCGTGCCTATGCTGTCGTAATGGCTACTGGTGGTTATAGCGGCTTATTTGCCCGTTCTACCAATAGCATCACGGCAAATGGTGATGGAATTGCTGCGGCATATCGAGCCGGAGCTGCCATTGCGGATATGGAATTTGTCCAGTTTCATCCGACGTCCTTTGCCACATTATCAGGGGATATATTTTTATTAACAGAAGCGCTTCGAGGGGAAGGGGCCATACTGCGTAATGCAGCAGGGGAACGATTTATGTTTTCTTATCATGGGGACGGTGAACTGGCTCCCCGGGATGAAGTTTCTCGCGCCATTGTTACCGAGTTGCAGTCTGTTAAGCAAGAGGTTGTATTCCTAGATGCCCGGCATCTTGGAAAAGAATTTTTAATAGATCGCTTTCGGCAGGTCTATGGGGAATTGCTGGGAAATGGTTATTATATGGAAAAAGATTTAATACCCATAGCACCAGCAGCTCATTATACCATTGGCGGTATCGCTACGAATCTTTGGGGGCAGACGACATTGCCATGTTTGTTTGCCTGTGGGGAAGTGGCAGCTACAGGTTTGCATGGTGCAAACCGGCTTGCCAGCAATTCACTGCTGGAGGGCGTTGTCTTTGGACGGAGAGTGGCTCAGGCTATAAATCAAGGATTTCCTGCCATCCATTCCCTAATTCGCAGGAAAGCCATGATTGACGGCACAATATTGCGTCATTGGTGTGATACTAAGAAGTTAGGAATCACTTTAGATAAAGTAGCAGGAGTAGTACGCAAAGGTGAGTCTATGTGTTCAGCGCTGAAGGTGTTACAGCAAGAAGAAAATAGAGATAGTTCTTATGTTACTAGTATTCAGGAGTATCATGGGTATAATGCTTGTCAGTTGGCGGAATTAGTACTAAAAGCAGCGTTGCTGCGGTGTGAGAGCAGAGGGACGCATTACCGCGAGGATTACCCTGAAAAAAAAGATGCAGATTTTTCTAAGCATGTGGTCCAGCAATGGGGAAAAGGGAGTGTTTTACATGAACAAGTTAGCATTAGATGA